The Elusimicrobiota bacterium sequence TTTCCGGCGGCGGATTGAAACCTTGGAAACAAAAAGGAACGGGAAACGCCCGGGCGGGATCCAACCGGTCGCCACTCTGGCGCCACGGCGGAATCACCTTCGGCCCGAAACCGCGCTCCTATTTTCAAGCGGTTCCCCCCGCCAAGCGGCGGTTGGCGCTGAAGGCGGTCCTCTCTTCTTTCGCGAAGGACGGGAAGCTTCGGGTGATCGACGGTTTTTCCGTCAACGAGCCGAAAACCAAAAAGGTGGAAGAACTCGTCAAAGGGTTCAAGCTGGGCCCCAAATCGGTTCTCGTGGTGGACCAGATTAACGAAACCTTGAACCGCGCGGCGCGAAATCTTCCGTCGGTTCGGATGCGGTTGGCCCGGGATCTGACCTGCTATCAGGCTCTTCTGGGCAACGAATTGGTGATCACCCGCGCGGCTCTGGATGAATTGAACAAGCGTTTGGGCCAAGGCGCGGCGGAAGAGGTGGTTTCATGAGCTTGAATTTCTCGCAAATTTTGCGGCGGCCTCTCGTCACCGAGCGTTCGACGCAACTGAAAGAAATGAACAAATTCGTTTTCGAGGTGGCTCCCGAGGCCACCAAGGGCCAAATCCGTGAAGTCGTGGAAGCCGCGTTCAAGGTGGACGTGGTCGGCGTGAACACCATGCGGATGCCGGGCAAGTTGCGGCGGCGGGGCCAGCGCTCGGGGTACCAGTCGGAATGGAAAAAGGCCATCGTCACCATTAAGAAAGGCCAGGACATCAAATACGCGGAGCCGCAGGGATAACCCTATGCCCATGAAAACGTTCAAACCCTATACGCCCTCGCGGCGGTTCATGTCGGTGGAGGATTTCAGCGACCTCACCAAAAAAAGCCCGGAGAAATCCCTGATGGAGCCCCTCCGCAAGTCCGGGGGTCGAAACAACACGGGGTCCATCATGGTGCGGTTTCGGGGCGGGGGACACAAGCGGCAGTTCCGGATCATCGATTTCAAGCGAAACAAACCGGGCGTGCCGGCGAAAGTGGCGTCCATTGAATACGATCCCAACCGCAGTTCGCGCATCGCTTTGCTATTTTATAAAGACGGCGAAAAACGTTATATCCTTCAGCCGGTGGGCCTCAAGGTGGGCGACACGGTGATGTCCGGCCCCACGGCTGAAATCACCGTGGGCAACGCTCTCCCCCTGGCCAACATTCCTTTGGGCACCGTGGTCCACGCGGTGGAACTCGTGCCCGGTAATGGCGCGCAGATGGCCCGCTCCGCGGGTTCCGAGATTCGGATCATGGCGAAAGAAAACGGGTTCGCGACCTTGAAATTGCCGTCGAACGAAATCCGCCTGGTCCCCGAGCGTTGCATGGCGACGATCGGGCAGGTGGGAAACACCGAACACGAAAATTTGACCCAGGGGAACGCCGGACGGAACCGGCACCGGGGATTCCGGTCCCAGGTTCGCGGCACCGCCATGAACGCGGTGGATCACCCGCACGGCGGCGGCCGCGGAAAAAGCAAGGGGAACAACCAGCCCCGCTCTCCCTGGAACCAGCCCGCCAAGGGCTACAAAACCCGGTCGCCCAAGATGCACCACTGGATGATCCTCCGACGCCGAACCAACGTCGCGGAACAAGCGTAAGGAGACCACATGTCACGCTCAAAAAAGAAAGGCCCTTTCATCGATCCCCGGGTGGTGGAGAAAGTCCACACCATGCGCAAGTCCGGAGACAAGAAACCCATTAAGACCTGGTCCCGGGCCTGCACCATCGCTCCCGATTTTGTCGGGGTCACCTTTGCTGTTCACAACGGCAAAAAACACACACCGGTTTACGTCACGGAACAAATGGTGGGCCACAAGCTCGGGGAGTTTTCGCCCACCCGTTACTTCCGCGGCCACGGCGAGGCGCATACGAAAGAAGCCTCGTCGAAAACCTAGAGGACGCCATGGAAACGATTTCTCACGCGCGTTTTGCCCGTTTTTCCTACCGCAAGGTGGGGCAGGTGCTCAAGCTCATCAAAGGGAAGTCCGTCGTGGACGCCATGGGGATTCTCCCGTGAGTGCCGAGGGTGTCGCGGGTTCTTGTGGGAAAAACCCTCAAGAGCGCCGTGGCGAACGCCGGAAAAGGCGCCGACCCGGCGCGGTTGAAGGTCGCCAAGGCTTGGGTGAATCACGGGCCGGCGTTGAAACGCGTTATGCCGAAAGCCATGGGTTCGCGCGCGATGTTCAAGCGCAAGACGTGCCACCTCACGATCGTCGTGAGCGACAACTGATGAAGGAGAATAGATTTTGGGTTTTCGGTTTTTGATGAATCATCAAAAATCAAAATCGTAAATCAAAAATAAATTTATGGGCAATAAAACACATCCCAAAGGCATTCGGCTCGGCTATATTCGGGAGTGGGACTCCAAGTGGTTGAACCTCAAGGAGATGCCCGCCCTGATTGAAGAGGATTTTAAAATCCGGAAGTTCCTAAAAGACCGCTTGAAACTGGCCGCGGTGTCCAAGATCGGGATTGAGCGCACGGGGAAGTATCTCCGGGTGAACATTTACACGGCGCGGCCGGGCCTGGTGATCGGCAAAAAAGGCGCCGACATCGAAGGGCTGCGAAACGTCGTGGAGGAAATGACGGGGCTGAAGACCGCCGTTCAGATCATCGAGATCAAACGGCCGGAAATCGACGCCCAACTGGTGGCGGAAGGCGTGGCCATGCAGTTGGAAAAGCAAGTGGGTTTTCGCCGGGCCATGAAGCGTTCCATCGAGCGCGCCATGCAAGGCGGCGCCCTGGGCATCAAGATCATGGTGGCGGGGCGCCTGGGCGGAGCCGAAATCGCCCGCACCGAATGGCAAAAAGAGGGCCGCGTACCGCTTCAAACCTTCCGGGCCGACATCGATTACGGAACCACCGAAGCCCGCATCAAGATGGGCACCATCGGCATCAAAACCTGGATTTTCAGGAAAGAACTTTTCCAAAAAACCGACGCGGACCTGATGGCCGAAGTTCGGGTGATCGAGGAAAAAGAAAAGGAAGAACTGGCCAAAAAAGCCGAAGCGGGATTGCTCACGCCGGAACCGGTGATTTCGGCGGAGCCCACCGTTGAGGCGGAAGCCATCGAGGAAGAAGTGATGAGCAAAATTCAAGCGGAAGAAGACGAAGCGAAAAAACGCGAAGGGAACGTGGAATAGCCATGTTGATGCCTAAGCGCGTTAAATACCGAAAATCTCATCGGGGTCGGATGAAAGGCCGGACGAAGGCCGGCGGGTTCGTGTCTTTCGGCGAATTCGGCCTCCAGGCGTTGGAATCCCATTGGATCACGGCGCGCCAAATCGAGGCGGCTCGAATCACCCTTTCGCGCCAGTTGAAAAAAGGGGGAAAGGTCTGGATCCGGGTTTTCCCCGATAAACCTGTTTCCAAGAAACCGGCTGAAACCCGGATGGGAAAAGGAAAAGGCAACGCCGAGTTTTGGGTGGCGGTGGTGAAGCCGGGCCGGATCCTTTTTGAAATCGAGGGCGTCGATGAAGCCCAAGCGAAGGAAGCGATGAGGCTGGCGGGGCACAAACTGCCGATTTCCGTCCGGCTGGTGAAGCGGGACCATTTCTAGGATAAATCCCATGGCCAAAAAAAAAGACGACGTGCAATTTTCGGAACTGACGAAGGAAGAGTTGCAGGTGAAGGTGGCGGAAGCGCGCGAAAAGCTCTTCCATCTGAAATTTCAAAACACGACCGCGCCGTTGAAAAACCCGCGGGAAATCCGGACGACCCGGCGAAGCATCGCACGGGCGCTGACGTTCTTGCGTCAAAAGGGAGTCTCCGCGTGACCGAGCCTAAGATGGAACGCGATGATCGGAAGGTGCTGGAAGGCGTGGTTCTTTCGGACAAGATGGACAAGACCCGCGTGGTGACGGTGGAGCGGCGATTGCGCCATAAGAGTTACGGGAAAGTCCTGACCCGGACGACGAAGCTCTACGCGCACGACGAAAAAAACGAGAGCAAAGCGGGCGATCACGTGGCCGTGATGGAAACCCGCCCTCTTTCCAAATTGAAACGTTGGCGGTTGGTCAGCGTGATTAAGCGCGCCCAGGAAGGGAAGTCCGTGGAGGAAGCGCTGGGAGGAACCCCGTGATTCAAGAACGAAGCATATTGCGTGTGGCCGACAATTCGGGAGCTCGATTGGTTCGGGTCTTTCGGATGCACGGCGGATCCCGCCGGCGGTACGCCTATTTAGGGGATTTGGTGACGGCCTCGGTGCAGACCGCTCTCCCGGATTCCAGCGTCAAGAAGGGCGAGGTGGTCAAGTGCGTGGTGGTTCGCACGCGGAAAGAACGCCCCCGTCCGGACGGCAGTTACGTGCGGTTTGACGACAACGCCGCGGTTTTGATCGACGAGAACGGGGAGCCCAAGGGAACGCGTATTTTCGGTCCCATCGCCCGGGAGCTCCGGGAACGGAACTATTTAAAGATCATTTCTCTCGCTCCGGAAGTGGTGTAACCATGGGCCTCTCTCCGATTCGAAAGAAAGACAAAGTTCGCATCCTGGCCGGAAAAGACCGTGGCAAAGAGGGCGAAGTGATCGAAGTGGATCGCACGAAAGGCCGCGTGCTCGTGGCCAAACTCAACATGGTCAAGAAGCACGCCAAAGGCACGGCTCAGGCCCCGGGTGGCATCCAAGAGAAAGAAGCGTTTCTGCCCCTGGGGAAAGTCATGTTGGTCTGCCCCAAATGCGGAAAGGCCACCCGGTTTAAGAGCGGCGCCATTTCGGATGGAACGAAAGCCCGCGTTTGCCGCCAGTGCGGCGAGATGGTCGGCTAAACGGATTTCGCCCCATCAACGATTAAGCTAAAATAAGGTCCGGAAAAACTCTTAAAGTGGTTTTCCCGATGGTCCCCGTGGTTTTGGGAATTTCTGAAGTGAGGGTGTTCGATGTCAAACGTTGAAAACAAACGAAGTGAACCTCGGATCAAGGCGGCGTATCGCTCCGCGGTGGTGCCGGAAATGATGAAACGTTTTAAGTGGACCAACGCGCTTCAGGTGCCGCGGTTGATGAAAATCGTCGTCAACATGGGTCTTTCCGAGGCCCGGGAAAACGCCAAGGTCGTGGACTTGGCGGCGGAGGAAATGAGCCGTTTCACGGGGCAGAAGGCCGAAGTCCGCCGAGCGAAGAAAGCCATTTCGAACTTCAAGCTCCGCGAAGGGATGCCCATCGGCGTCCGCGTGACGCTCCGGTCCGACCGGATGTGGGAGTTTTGGGACCGTTTGGTGAACATCGCCATGCCGCGGATCCGGGACTTTCGCGGGGTGGATCCGAACCGCGGTTTTGATGGGCGGGGAAATTACAATTTAGGCCTCACCGAGCAATACGTTTTCCCGGAGATTGATCTGGACAAGTCCGACAAATCGCGCGGAATGAACATCACCGTGGTGACGAACGCCGGAAAAAACGAGACGGCGTTACAGCTGTTGACCCTTCTCGGGATGCCTTTCAAGCGCGACAAGAACGCCGCGCTCAACTAAGGAGTCGACCCTATTATGGCCACTACCGCGTGGATCGCGAAAATGCGCAAACCTCAGAAATTCGCAGTCCGCTACCGCAATCGGTGCCGGCTGTGCGGCCGCCCCCGGGCGTTTTACCGGGACTTCGGCCTCTGCCGAATTTGTTTTCGTAGCCTCGCCCTGCGGGGGGAAATCCCCGGCGTGACGAAGGCCAGTTGGTAAGGAAGGACCGGATGAAGGGGAACCTATGAGCAATGATCCGATCAGCGACATGTTCGCCATGATCAATAACGCCAACCACAAGTTCTTGGAACGGGTGGACTTGCCGGCGTCCAGCGCCAAAAAAGACATCGCGCATCTTCTGCGGGAAGAGGGCTATATCGCCGACTACAAAATCCTCCCGGACCGGAAGCAAGGCGTGTTGAGGCTTTTTATGAAGTATCAGCCGAACAAAGTTCGCGTGATCCAAGGGGTTAAGCGTGTGTCCCGGCCGGGCCTGCGGGTTTACCGGGGATACGAGGAACTCTTGAAAATCCGCGGGGGGTTGGGAATGTCGATTGTTTCCACGTCCCAAGGGCTGATGACCGACCACCAATCCCGCAAGCGGAAGCTCGGCGGCGAAGTGATCGCGAAGATCTGGTAAAGGACGCGGAATAAACCCATGAGCCGTCTAGGAAAAAAACCAATTCCCATTCCGGAAAAAGTAAAAGTCTCCATTCAGGGCCCCACGGTGGACGTGACGGGGCCCTTGGGGCAAATGAAGCGCACGCTCCCCGACGGGCTCACCGCCCGGATGGACGGCACTGCCCTGATCATCGACCGAAGGAACGACAGCACGTCCCAGAAAGCCCTTCACGGAACCTTTCGCAAATTGCTGTCCAATATGGTGGAAGGGTCCTTGACCGGGTTCACCAAAGAGTTGCGGATCGGCGGCGTGGGTTTCCGGGCCCAATTGACCGGAAACAATCTCCACATGACGCTGGGCTATTCCCATCCCATTGATTACATCGTTCCGGCCGGCATCAAAGTGACGGTGGACGCGAAACAGACCACCGTGGTCGTCGCCGGGCCCGACAAAGAGCGCGTGGGCCAAGTGGCCGCTGAAATTCGCCGATTCCGTCGGCCCGGCGTGTATTGGGCCAACAACGAACCCGTGGGCATCCGTTACGCCACGGAACACGTCCGACGCAAGGCCGGCAAGGCCGCCGCGGGCGCGGCAGGTCCCGCGGGAGGAGCGAAGAAATGACCATTAAGAGCCCCCATGAACGTTTAGCGTTCCGACGTCTGCGCACCCGGCGGAAAGTGTTCGGCACGGCGGTGCGGCCGCGTCTTTCCGTTTATCGCGCCCAGAGGCACATGTATGCCCAGCTGGTGGACGATGTGGCCGGAAAGACCCTCGTGTCCGTGTCGAGTTTGATGGAAGATTTGAAGAAGACGTTAAAGACCGGCGCCAACGTGGAAGCCGCCCAAAAGGTCGGCCAATCCATCGGCGAAAAGGCCAAAGCGCTCAAAATCGAGCAAGTTGTTTTTGATCGGGGCGGCCGGGCCTATCACGGACGCATTAAGGCCGTGGCCGAGGGCGCGCGCGCCGCGGGTCTCATCTTCTAAACCGGATTTTAACCAGGAGTCCATGTGACGAGAATTGATGCCAACAGTCTGAATCTGAAAGAAACGGTGGTGACCATTAACCGCGTCGCCAAGGTCGTGAAGGGAGGCAAGCGCTTCTCGTTCAGCGCCTTGGTGGTGGTGGGCGATGGGGCGGGCCATGTGGGCGCCGCCATGGGAAAGGCGAAGGAAGTTCAAGCCGCCATCCAGAAGGCGGTTTCCCACGCGAAGAAATGCATCGTCAAGATTCCGTTAAGAAACGGGACGATCCCCCACGAAGTCACCGGCGTTTTCGGCGCGGGAACGGTGTTGCTGAAACCGGCCGTCTCGGGAACCGGCGTTATCGCGGGCGGCAGCGTCCGCGCGGTGGTGGAAGCGGCGGGGGTGCGGGACATTTTGAGCAAATCGCTTCGAAGCACGAACCCCTTCAACGTCGTCTACGCGACGCTGGCGGGTTTGAAAGATCTCGAAACCTGGGAACAATCCTATCGCCGCCGCGGAAAAGAATTCCGCACGGCCGCCGCTCCGGTCGCGCCGACGACCGCGGCCGCCCAATAACTCTTTAAAGGGACCCCCCATGATTCGCTTGCATGAATTAAAACCCGCTCCCGGTTCCCGCCATCGCCGAAAAATCGTCGGACGCGGTGAAGGGTCCGGACACGGAGGAAAAGGTTCGACCCGGGGTTTCAAGGGGCAAACGGCCCGTTCCGGCGATTCCCACATGAAGCAGGGTTTCGAAGGCGGCCAGATTCCGCTCATCCGTCGCGTTCCCAAACGCGGTTTTAAAAACACGGCTTTCCGAACTTTTTATTCGCTGGTGAACGTGGGGGACCTGGAAGCGGTTTTCGCGAAAGCGGGGGAAATCACCCCGGACACCCTCCGCACCGCCGGGCTCATCAAGGGCCGAAACCCCGTTAAAGTCTTGGGCGACGGAGATGTCACGAAGGCCTTCGTCGTCAAAGCCCAAGCGTTCTCCGCCTCGGCCAAAACGAAGCTGGAACAGTCGGGCGGTCGGGCGGAAATATTGGCGGGTCCGAAAGTCTGGAAGCGAAAGGACTGATCCCATGTCTTCCTTCCCCCGTTCCGCGTCCGGATCGTCGCGGTAGAGTTCATGCAATCCTTCGCCGACATTTTCAAGATCCCGGAACTCCGCAAACGGGTGTTCTTTACGTTGGGGATCCTAACCATCTACCGGGTCGGCGTGGCGATCCCGATCCCGGGGATCGATGCGGCCGCTCTGCAAACGCTCTTTAAAGCCCAAGCCAACAACTTCCTCGGGTTCCTGGATATGTTTTCCGGCGGGGCCATGAGCCGGATGTCGATCTTCGCCATGGGGGTCATGCCCTACATCAACTCGTCGATCATCATGAGTTTGCTCCAAGGCGCGCACGTCATTCCCTACCTGGACCGGTTGGCGAAAGAGGGGGAAAGCGGTCGGCGTCAACTGAACAAGATCACCCGCTATTTCACGTTGCTTCTGGCGATCATTCAATCGTTCGGGTTGACGACGTTGATCACCAAAATTCGTATCGGCCAGGACATTGCGGTCGTGCGGGAACCCGGCGCCCTTTTCGTTTTCACCACGGTTCTCACGCTCACCGCGGGCACTATTTTCATCATGTGGCTGGGCGAACAAATCACCGAACTGGGAATCGGCAACGGCATCTCGCTCATGATTTTTACGGGGATCGTGGAAGGTCTTCCCAGCGCGATTAACCAGATGCGGCGCATGGTGTTTGAACTTCAAGAAACGTCGCTTCTGACGGCCTTGGGGCTCCTGGCGTTGGTGGTGGTCGTCGTGGGGCTCGTGGTGTGGGTGGCGACCGCCCAACGAAAAATTCCGGTCCAGTACGCCCGGCGCATGGTGGGGCGGAAAATGTACGGCGGGGCGAGCACGTTCCTACCGCTCAAAGTCGACCAGTCCGGCGTGATCGCGGTCATCTTCGCGGTGTCGCTTCTGTCGGTCCCGGTCACCTTCGCCAGCTTCAATCCCGACGGGGAGTGGTCGAAAAAAATTCTCGGCCTTTGGAACACGCGGGCGGTGTGGTACGAAGTGGTCTACGCCTCGCTCATTATTTTCTTTTGTTATTTTTACAATTCCGTGCAGTTTAACCCCATGGACTTGGCGGACAATTTGAAGAAGTGGGGCGGGTTCATCCCGGGGATTCGGCCCGGCGAGCCCACGGCCCAATTCATCAACACGGTCCTGGCCCGGATTACGCTGGGGGGGGCGCTGTTCGTGGCGGCGCTGGCCATTTTACCGGACATCCTTCACCGGGTGTTGAACACGCCGTTTTATTTCGGCGGAACGTCGATTTTGATCGTGGTGGGCGTGGCGCTGGACACGGTGGGTCAGTTGGAGTCGCACCTCATCATGCGCCACTACGAAGGGTTTTCGAAAACCGGCCGGGTGAAAGGCCGTTGGTTCAACGTGGGGTCGGCGAGTTAGCCGATCTCCAGGAGGAAACGCCATGAACATCGTTTTGTTGGGAGCGCCGGGGGCGGGCAAAGGGACGCAGGCCAAGTTTCTCGCTCAGCATTACCGCGCGCCCCACATTTCCACCGGAGACATCTTCCGGGCGGAAATGGCAAAGGCCAGCGAGTTGGGACTGCGGGTCAATGAATGCGTCAGTTCGGGGCGGTTGGTTCCCGACGATTTGGTCATGGACGTGATGACGGCGCGGCTGGGCGAGCCGGACTGCCAAAAAGGGTTTTTTCTGGACGGGTTTCCTCGCACGGTGGCCCAGGCGGAAGCTCTCGACGGGTTCTTGGAAAAATCCAAGCGGCCTTTGGAGAAAGTCCTCTATTTGAATTTGACGGAAGCGGAAGTCGTGGGCCGGCTCTCCAGTCGGCGGCAATGTTCCAAGTGCGGCAAGGTCTATAACTTAGCGAGCCAGCCGCCCATGCTAAAAGACGTGTGCGACGTGGAAGGCGCTCCGCTCTCCCACCGGGACGACGACCGGCCGGAGACGATTGAAAAGCGACTGCGGGTTTTTAACGATCTCACGGAACCGCTCATTTCGTATTATCACGGTTTGGGCCTATTGGAGACCATCGCGGCGGGGCGACCCGTGGCGGAAGTTCGGGGCGCGATCGCGGCGGTGTTGGACGCGCTTCCGCGGGGGGAATGACCAGCCCTCGGAAAATCGAGCTCAAGTCCCCGGCGGACTTGGAGCGAATGCGGCGAGCGGGACGGCTGGCCGGGCAGGTGTTGGCGGAAGTGGGGCGGGCGGTGAAGCCCGGCGTATCGACAAAAGATTTGGACCGATTGGCCGAAAAGTTTATCCGGGCGGCCGGCGGGGTTCCGACTTTTCTAGGGTACCTGGGCTACCCGGCATCGATTTGCGCGTCGATCAACGAAGAAGTGGTTCACGGCATTCCCAACGCCAAACGGATTTTGCGCGAAGGCGATGTGGTGGGGATCGACGTGGGAGCCACGTTGGAAGGGTTTGTGGGCGACACGGCGGCGACGTTTCCGGTGGGGCGGATCAGCGCGGAAAATGAAACTCTGCTGAACACCACCCGGGAAGCTTTGGAGCGGGGGATCGCCGCGACCCGCGTGGGGAACCGGCTGGGCGACGTGTCCAGCGCGATCCAAGCGGTGGCCGAAGCGCAAGGGTATGGGGTGGTTCGAGATTTCGTGGGGCACGGCATCGGGCGGAACATGCACGAAGAACCCTCGGTGCCCAATTACGGGACGCCGGGAACGGGGATCCGGTTGGACGTGGGGTTGGTGATCGCGCTGGAACCCATGGTGAACGCGGGAACCTGGAAAGTGCGGAAGCTGAACGATGGGTGGACGGTGGTCACGGAAGACGGGCGGGTGTCGGCCCATTTCGAACACACGGTGGCCGTCACCGAGGCGGGTCCGGAGATTCTGACCCGGGTGTACGGAGCGGAAGGTTAAGGGGACGAATGACGAAAGAAGATAAAATTGAGGTGGAGGGCCGGGTTCTCGAGTCTCTCCCGAACGCGATGTTCCGGTTGGAGATCGACGGGGGCCATAAAGTGTTGGCCCATATTTCCGGAAAAATGCGCATGCATTACATCAAGATTTTGCCGGGGGACAAGGTGAAGGTGGAACTGTCGCCCTACGACCTGACCCGGGGCCGCATCACCTATCGGGAAAAGTGACCCTGGCGCTGGGCGCCGGCGGGAAAATTTAGAACAGTCGAAACGAGGTCTCTATGAAAGTTCGCGCATCGGTCAAACCCATTTGCAGCAAGTGCCGCGTTCAACGCCGGCACCGAAAGCTTTATGTTCTTTGCTCGAATCCCCGGCACAAACAGCGCCAGGGATGAAACGATTGTTAAAAAACTAAGGAGTCACTATGGCTCGCGTCTCGGGGATCGATCTCCCAAAACATAAACGCGTGGACGTCGCGTTGCGATATCTCTACGGCATCGGCCCGTCCCGCTCTGTCCAGATTCTTGAAGTCACGGGGGTCCAGCCCGCCACTCGCGTGAAGGATCTCACCGAGGCCGAGGTTTCCAAGATCAACACGGAAATCGCAAAGAATTTCAAAGTGGAAGGCGACTTGCGGCGGGAAATTTCGGCCAACGTGCGCCGCCTGATCGAAATCGGAGCTTACCGCGGATCCCGCCACCGGCGGAACTTGCCGGCGCGTGGGCAACGCACGAAATCCAACGCCCGCACCCGGCGGGGACGGCGGCGGACCGTCGGTTCGGCCAAGCCCGGCACGGGCGCCGCGCCGGCCGCGGCCCCGGGCAAATAGGCCGAGCGATGGACCCATTGAACGAGAGAGCGAAGGAGCGAAGGATTTATGGCTGATCAACCCGACATGAAAAAAGAAGGCGCGAAAGGGACGCCGGACGCCAAAACCGGAGCGGCAAAACCCGCCGCCCGGCCGTCCGGTGGACCGGCGCCCAAAACGAAAAAGAAGATCTGGCGGGACATCGCCAACGCGCGCGTGTACATCCAGTCGTCGTTCAACAACACCATCGTCAGCATCACCGACGAGCGGGGCAACGTGATGGTGTGGGCCACGGCGGGGAGCGCGGGGTTCAAGGGCACAAAGAAAGGAACGCCGTTTGCCGCGCAAGTGACCGCCGACAACGCCGCCAAGAAGGCGATTACCCTAGGCGTCAAGACTGTTTCGGTTTTCGTGAAAGGTCCGGGCTCGGGGCGGGAAACCGCGATCCGCGCGCTCCAAGGCGCGGGGCTGGTGGTCACCTCGATCAAAGACGTGACGCCCATCCCGCACGACGGATGCCGTCCGCCGAAGGCGCGAAGAGTTTAGAAGTCGTTGATGGGCGGCGTTTGGTTTTCGATTTGAAAACGAAAACCCGCCCGTTCGAAGTCAAAAGTTTATAACGGAGGTTTTGTGGCTCGATACACAGGTCCAGTGTGCAAGCTGTGCCGGCGCGAAGGCGTGAAGCTCTTTTTGAAGGGCGACCGTTGCTACGCCAAATGCCCCATTGATAAGGAAGGCGCCGCGGTTCCTCCCGGCCAGCACGCGCGTCGGCGCGCCGGGAAACCGACGGAATACGGCAAACGCCTTCGGGAAAAGCAGAAAGCCCGGCGCATGTCCGGGGTGTTGGAACGACAGTTCCGACGGATGTTCGCGGTGGCGGCCCACGAAAAAGGGAACACCGGGGAGAACCTGCTCCGGCTTCTGGAAACGCGGCTCGATAACGTGGTTCGCCGCCTCGGGTTCTCGACCTCGCCCCGCGCGGCCCGTCAGTTGGTTTTCCACGGAAACATACGGGTGAACGGCCAATTGGTGGACATCCCGTCCTACCAGGTTCAACCCGGCGAGTTGGTGTCGGTGGCGGACGGCTTGAAGGGAAACCTTTTCGTGAAACGCTCGCTTCAAGCGGCGTCCCAGCGGGGCCTGCCGGCGTGGCTGGAGTGGGACGGAAGCATCGCCCGCGCCATCAAGGGGTCGGTGGACGACATCAGCCTGGACGGCGTCACGCTGGCCGGTAAAATGAAGGCCTGGCCAACGCGCGCGGAAATGTCCTACCCGGTGAACGAACAGTTCATCGTCGAGCTTTACAGCAAGTAAACCAGAGGGGCGAGAACCGGCGGAAAGGGAAGGTTCCGACTCTCCCG is a genomic window containing:
- a CDS encoding 50S ribosomal protein L18, coding for MTIKSPHERLAFRRLRTRRKVFGTAVRPRLSVYRAQRHMYAQLVDDVAGKTLVSVSSLMEDLKKTLKTGANVEAAQKVGQSIGEKAKALKIEQVVFDRGGRAYHGRIKAVAEGARAAGLIF
- the rpsE gene encoding 30S ribosomal protein S5, translated to MTRIDANSLNLKETVVTINRVAKVVKGGKRFSFSALVVVGDGAGHVGAAMGKAKEVQAAIQKAVSHAKKCIVKIPLRNGTIPHEVTGVFGAGTVLLKPAVSGTGVIAGGSVRAVVEAAGVRDILSKSLRSTNPFNVVYATLAGLKDLETWEQSYRRRGKEFRTAAAPVAPTTAAAQ
- the rplO gene encoding 50S ribosomal protein L15, coding for MRLHELKPAPGSRHRRKIVGRGEGSGHGGKGSTRGFKGQTARSGDSHMKQGFEGGQIPLIRRVPKRGFKNTAFRTFYSLVNVGDLEAVFAKAGEITPDTLRTAGLIKGRNPVKVLGDGDVTKAFVVKAQAFSASAKTKLEQSGGRAEILAGPKVWKRKD
- the secY gene encoding preprotein translocase subunit SecY is translated as MQSFADIFKIPELRKRVFFTLGILTIYRVGVAIPIPGIDAAALQTLFKAQANNFLGFLDMFSGGAMSRMSIFAMGVMPYINSSIIMSLLQGAHVIPYLDRLAKEGESGRRQLNKITRYFTLLLAIIQSFGLTTLITKIRIGQDIAVVREPGALFVFTTVLTLTAGTIFIMWLGEQITELGIGNGISLMIFTGIVEGLPSAINQMRRMVFELQETSLLTALGLLALVVVVVGLVVWVATAQRKIPVQYARRMVGRKMYGGASTFLPLKVDQSGVIAVIFAVSLLSVPVTFASFNPDGEWSKKILGLWNTRAVWYEVVYASLIIFFCYFYNSVQFNPMDLADNLKKWGGFIPGIRPGEPTAQFINTVLARITLGGALFVAALAILPDILHRVLNTPFYFGGTSILIVVGVALDTVGQLESHLIMRHYEGFSKTGRVKGRWFNVGSAS
- a CDS encoding adenylate kinase → MNIVLLGAPGAGKGTQAKFLAQHYRAPHISTGDIFRAEMAKASELGLRVNECVSSGRLVPDDLVMDVMTARLGEPDCQKGFFLDGFPRTVAQAEALDGFLEKSKRPLEKVLYLNLTEAEVVGRLSSRRQCSKCGKVYNLASQPPMLKDVCDVEGAPLSHRDDDRPETIEKRLRVFNDLTEPLISYYHGLGLLETIAAGRPVAEVRGAIAAVLDALPRGE
- the map gene encoding type I methionyl aminopeptidase — its product is MTSPRKIELKSPADLERMRRAGRLAGQVLAEVGRAVKPGVSTKDLDRLAEKFIRAAGGVPTFLGYLGYPASICASINEEVVHGIPNAKRILREGDVVGIDVGATLEGFVGDTAATFPVGRISAENETLLNTTREALERGIAATRVGNRLGDVSSAIQAVAEAQGYGVVRDFVGHGIGRNMHEEPSVPNYGTPGTGIRLDVGLVIALEPMVNAGTWKVRKLNDGWTVVTEDGRVSAHFEHTVAVTEAGPEILTRVYGAEG
- the infA gene encoding translation initiation factor IF-1; protein product: MTKEDKIEVEGRVLESLPNAMFRLEIDGGHKVLAHISGKMRMHYIKILPGDKVKVELSPYDLTRGRITYREK
- the rpmJ gene encoding 50S ribosomal protein L36, with amino-acid sequence MKVRASVKPICSKCRVQRRHRKLYVLCSNPRHKQRQG
- the rpsM gene encoding 30S ribosomal protein S13, which translates into the protein MARVSGIDLPKHKRVDVALRYLYGIGPSRSVQILEVTGVQPATRVKDLTEAEVSKINTEIAKNFKVEGDLRREISANVRRLIEIGAYRGSRHRRNLPARGQRTKSNARTRRGRRRTVGSAKPGTGAAPAAAPGK
- the rpsK gene encoding 30S ribosomal protein S11 yields the protein MKKEGAKGTPDAKTGAAKPAARPSGGPAPKTKKKIWRDIANARVYIQSSFNNTIVSITDERGNVMVWATAGSAGFKGTKKGTPFAAQVTADNAAKKAITLGVKTVSVFVKGPGSGRETAIRALQGAGLVVTSIKDVTPIPHDGCRPPKARRV
- the rpsD gene encoding 30S ribosomal protein S4 — its product is MARYTGPVCKLCRREGVKLFLKGDRCYAKCPIDKEGAAVPPGQHARRRAGKPTEYGKRLREKQKARRMSGVLERQFRRMFAVAAHEKGNTGENLLRLLETRLDNVVRRLGFSTSPRAARQLVFHGNIRVNGQLVDIPSYQVQPGELVSVADGLKGNLFVKRSLQAASQRGLPAWLEWDGSIARAIKGSVDDISLDGVTLAGKMKAWPTRAEMSYPVNEQFIVELYSK